In a single window of the Bradyrhizobium erythrophlei genome:
- a CDS encoding ATP-binding protein yields the protein MGRGFRIKLHIRRFSRRHPWLTLAVRSFTIFSAAFGGAYGFIAGSRSPDSGYDPNAFAIGASFLFAIACVALATLSMRLRWVNRKIRKIALHNEALADRNWELKEAEERARSLFESQGDLIVLRDSNGCITFVNDAYCELAQLPRRALIGGKFTLTVLEQGDAALEPNGTRIHDQKIATALGPRWIAWREGLVRSDAGRPAEMQSVGRDVTDRTETERALAEARDQADAASRAKSRFLARASHEIRTPLNGIIGMSGLLLDTPLTPEQTTYARAVKTSGDALLALIEELLDYSKIEAGKIDLEHRPFALAALIEDITELLAPRAQARKLEIAAYVDERLPVEVIGDSARLRQVLLNLAGNAIKFTASGGVALIVEPGIWPNEIVFLVRDTGIGIAPEARERIFREFEQADDRIARSYGGTGLGLSISERIVKRMGGRISLESTPGVGSTFEVSIPLAASEAAGSEQKPFAAPDLTGQSIMLVAPQSIEASLIARRLQRWGGQTCVVSDIAVAQALLPERSWHAILLDRALGAAEVESLGQAARMHATQRIVMFTPAARHELQPSASAAFTGYLIKPLRAASLAARLAMAPEIPAPDLAGDGLIELSDPAESPGIAPARGLSVLVAEDNEINALLMRSLLIRLGHHAVITTNGEEAMESWLAAKSAGAPYDLVLMDIQMPQLDGIETTKRIRSLESGQPGRQTPILALTANTLVEDRYACFEAGMDGFLIKPLDREKLADALAGLAASRHLAA from the coding sequence ATGGGGCGTGGTTTCCGGATCAAGTTGCACATACGCCGCTTCTCGCGACGCCATCCATGGCTCACCCTGGCGGTGCGCTCGTTCACGATCTTCTCCGCGGCCTTCGGCGGCGCCTATGGGTTCATCGCCGGCAGCCGTTCGCCGGATTCCGGGTATGACCCGAATGCCTTTGCGATCGGCGCCAGTTTTCTGTTCGCAATCGCCTGCGTCGCGCTGGCGACGCTCAGCATGCGGCTGCGCTGGGTCAACCGGAAAATTCGCAAGATCGCCCTGCACAACGAAGCGCTGGCCGACCGCAATTGGGAATTGAAGGAAGCCGAGGAGCGCGCCCGCAGCCTGTTCGAATCCCAGGGCGACCTGATCGTGCTGCGCGACAGCAACGGCTGCATCACCTTCGTCAACGACGCCTATTGCGAATTGGCGCAGCTGCCTCGCCGCGCGCTGATCGGCGGCAAATTCACGCTCACGGTGCTCGAGCAGGGCGACGCCGCGCTCGAGCCGAACGGCACCCGGATCCATGACCAGAAAATCGCAACCGCGCTCGGCCCGCGCTGGATCGCGTGGCGCGAGGGCCTGGTCCGGTCGGATGCGGGCCGTCCGGCGGAGATGCAGAGCGTCGGCCGCGACGTCACCGACCGCACCGAGACCGAACGCGCGCTGGCCGAAGCCCGCGACCAGGCCGACGCCGCCAGCCGCGCCAAGTCGCGTTTCCTCGCGAGGGCGAGCCACGAAATCCGCACGCCGCTCAACGGCATCATCGGCATGAGCGGGCTGCTATTGGATACGCCGCTGACGCCGGAGCAGACGACCTATGCCAGGGCGGTGAAGACTTCGGGCGACGCGCTGCTGGCGCTGATCGAGGAACTGCTGGATTATTCCAAGATCGAGGCCGGCAAGATCGATCTCGAACACCGCCCGTTCGCGCTCGCCGCGTTGATCGAGGATATCACCGAACTGCTGGCGCCGCGGGCGCAGGCGAGGAAACTCGAGATCGCCGCCTATGTCGACGAACGGCTGCCGGTGGAGGTGATCGGCGATTCCGCGAGGCTGCGCCAGGTGCTGCTCAATCTCGCCGGCAACGCGATCAAGTTCACCGCCAGCGGCGGCGTGGCGCTGATCGTCGAGCCGGGCATCTGGCCCAACGAAATCGTTTTTCTGGTGCGCGACACCGGCATCGGCATCGCGCCCGAGGCGCGAGAGCGGATCTTCCGCGAATTCGAGCAGGCCGATGACCGTATCGCCCGCAGCTACGGCGGCACCGGTTTGGGCCTGAGCATCTCCGAGCGCATCGTCAAGCGCATGGGCGGCCGCATCAGCCTGGAAAGCACGCCGGGCGTTGGCTCGACCTTCGAAGTATCGATCCCGCTCGCGGCGTCCGAGGCCGCCGGCAGCGAGCAAAAGCCGTTCGCGGCGCCGGACTTGACCGGCCAGTCGATCATGCTGGTGGCGCCGCAGAGCATCGAGGCGTCGCTGATCGCCCGGCGGCTGCAGCGCTGGGGCGGCCAGACCTGCGTGGTGTCGGATATCGCGGTGGCGCAGGCCTTGCTGCCCGAGCGTTCCTGGCACGCTATCCTGCTCGACCGCGCCCTCGGCGCGGCTGAGGTCGAATCGCTGGGGCAGGCGGCGCGCATGCACGCGACGCAACGCATCGTCATGTTCACGCCGGCCGCGCGGCATGAACTGCAGCCTTCCGCCTCCGCCGCGTTCACCGGCTACCTGATCAAACCGCTGCGCGCGGCGTCGCTCGCGGCCCGCCTGGCGATGGCGCCGGAAATTCCCGCGCCTGACCTTGCCGGCGACGGCTTGATCGAGCTTTCGGATCCTGCGGAGAGCCCGGGCATCGCGCCGGCGCGAGGTCTTTCGGTGCTGGTCGCGGAAGACAACGAGATCAACGCGCTGTTGATGCGTTCGCTTCTGATTCGCCTGGGGCATCATGCCGTCATCACCACCAATGGCGAGGAGGCGATGGAATCGTGGCTGGCGGCCAAATCGGCCGGCGCGCCCTATGACCTGGTGCTGATGGATATCCAGATGCCGCAACTCGACGGCATCGAAACCACAAAACGGATCCGCAGCCTTGAGTCCGGCCAGCCGGGCCGCCAGACGCCGATCCTGGCGCTGACCGCGAACACGCTGGTGGAGGATCGCTACGCCTGCTTCGAGGCCGGCATGGATGGTTTTCTGATCAAGCCGCTCGATCGGGAAAAGCTGGCCGACGCGCTGGCGGGCTTGGCCGCCTCGCGGCATCTTGCGGCGTGA